A window of the Streptomyces luomodiensis genome harbors these coding sequences:
- the gap gene encoding type I glyceraldehyde-3-phosphate dehydrogenase — MTRIAVNGFGRIGRNTLRALFERDSGLEVVAINDLTAPETLAHLLKFDSSLGRLGRSVEADGTELVVEGRRIKVLAEREPAKLPWAELGVELVLESTGRFTAADAARAHITAGAKRVLVSAPSAGADVTLAYGVNTDAYDPAEHVVVSNASCTTNALAPLASVLDDLAGIEHGFMTTVHAYTQEQNLQDGPHRDLRRARAAGVNIVPTTTGAAKAIGLVLPNLDGKLSGDSIRVPVPVGSIVELNTAVSREVTRDEVLAAYRAAADGKLKGILEYASEPLVSSDITGHPASSIFDAALTRVDGKHIKVVAWYDNEWGFSNRVIDTLELLARG, encoded by the coding sequence ATGACCCGCATCGCCGTCAACGGATTCGGCCGCATCGGACGCAACACCCTCCGCGCCCTGTTCGAGCGCGACAGCGGCCTCGAGGTGGTCGCCATCAACGACCTCACCGCCCCCGAAACCCTCGCCCACCTGCTCAAGTTCGACAGTTCGCTCGGCCGCCTCGGCCGCTCCGTCGAGGCCGACGGAACCGAGCTGGTGGTCGAGGGCCGCCGCATCAAGGTGCTCGCCGAACGCGAGCCCGCCAAGCTGCCGTGGGCCGAACTCGGCGTCGAGCTCGTGCTCGAGTCCACCGGCCGCTTCACCGCGGCGGACGCGGCCCGCGCGCACATCACCGCGGGTGCCAAGCGGGTGCTGGTGAGCGCGCCCTCCGCGGGCGCCGACGTCACGCTCGCCTACGGTGTGAACACCGATGCCTACGACCCCGCGGAACACGTGGTCGTCTCGAACGCCTCGTGCACCACGAACGCGCTGGCTCCGCTGGCATCCGTGCTGGACGACCTGGCCGGCATCGAGCACGGCTTCATGACCACGGTGCACGCCTACACCCAGGAGCAGAACCTCCAGGACGGCCCCCACCGCGACCTGCGCCGCGCCCGCGCCGCCGGGGTGAACATCGTGCCCACCACCACCGGGGCCGCCAAGGCCATCGGCCTGGTGCTGCCGAACCTCGACGGCAAGCTGTCCGGCGACTCGATCCGCGTACCGGTCCCGGTGGGGTCGATCGTGGAGCTGAACACCGCGGTCTCGCGCGAGGTCACCCGCGACGAGGTGCTCGCGGCCTACCGCGCCGCCGCCGACGGCAAGCTCAAGGGCATCCTCGAGTACGCCAGCGAGCCGCTGGTCTCCAGCGACATCACCGGCCACCCGGCGTCGTCGATCTTCGACGCCGCGCTCACCCGCGTCGACGGCAAGCACATCAAGGTGGTGGCCTGGTACGACAACGAGTGGGGCTTCTCCAACCGCGTCATCGACACGCTCGAGCTGCTCGCGCGCGGCTGA
- a CDS encoding PH domain-containing protein codes for MADVREVTCRPLWKRTLWFFVALGAAGVAPATVRMAYQGTLWDVGLGIGLPAALTGLVSLRAVTVRVRADAHGLHVRTLLRRRSVPWHDIADLRVRLTYVNTSRGQETRRVSLALRDGRKRLLPLPRSRSTDDPHFDAQLDALRALHRHYGAPESSHVPVVSNRTAGRGWVVPLGLCVLLLGGAGVAASFVPDAASDERAWRSAAACTAKAPALRGECRTTLSAVIARTEANQPKRDSWLYFANSRPLPRLAVSHEAAEDFRAGDRVRLTVWRGQVREVAGAGHVWRAHMTGAGELAVVTATLALAAGCPAAQVLLRLRGRRLPDDDVLPSAVPFAGALAGTALWLLPLCYLHPTTLLTSREAIAWAAAGSLATVGLFTWAWRATRVRTPEATTAEVSVASEEAETEPEKEKERQKQDVFLAARFLEHTDYNPHGFGTHIVLGGGPAAVTPHPGPGRFAAKRIPVERLTVRNVRRVRGGDGDTVPRSWHIAELDDAGKPVRLAAAPADLTRVIRELGSAASP; via the coding sequence ATGGCCGATGTCCGGGAAGTGACGTGTCGTCCCCTCTGGAAACGCACCCTGTGGTTCTTCGTCGCACTTGGGGCGGCCGGGGTGGCGCCGGCCACGGTGCGCATGGCGTACCAGGGCACGCTCTGGGACGTGGGGCTGGGCATCGGCCTGCCGGCCGCGCTGACCGGCCTGGTCTCGCTCCGCGCGGTCACGGTCCGGGTGCGCGCCGACGCACACGGGCTGCACGTGCGGACGCTGCTGCGCCGCCGGAGCGTGCCGTGGCACGACATCGCCGACCTGCGCGTACGCCTGACGTACGTCAACACCTCCCGGGGCCAGGAGACCCGTCGGGTCAGCCTGGCACTGCGCGACGGACGCAAGCGGCTGCTTCCCCTGCCGCGGAGCCGGTCAACCGACGACCCGCACTTCGACGCGCAGCTGGACGCGCTCCGCGCGCTGCACCGCCACTACGGGGCTCCGGAGTCGAGCCATGTCCCCGTCGTCTCGAACCGCACCGCCGGGCGCGGCTGGGTCGTGCCGCTGGGCCTGTGCGTCCTGCTGCTCGGGGGCGCGGGCGTGGCCGCGTCGTTCGTGCCCGACGCCGCCTCGGACGAGCGGGCGTGGCGGTCCGCCGCCGCGTGCACCGCCAAGGCGCCCGCCCTTCGGGGAGAGTGCCGGACCACCCTGTCGGCCGTGATCGCGCGAACCGAAGCCAACCAGCCCAAACGAGACAGCTGGCTGTACTTCGCCAACAGCCGGCCGCTGCCGCGGCTGGCGGTCTCACACGAGGCCGCGGAGGACTTCCGGGCCGGTGACAGGGTGCGGCTGACCGTCTGGCGGGGCCAGGTGAGGGAGGTCGCCGGCGCGGGCCACGTATGGCGCGCGCACATGACCGGCGCCGGGGAACTGGCCGTCGTCACGGCCACGCTCGCCCTCGCCGCGGGGTGTCCCGCGGCCCAGGTCCTGCTGCGCCTGCGCGGGCGCCGGCTGCCCGATGACGACGTCCTCCCGTCGGCCGTTCCGTTCGCGGGGGCGCTCGCCGGTACCGCGCTGTGGCTGCTGCCCCTGTGTTACCTCCACCCCACGACCCTGCTCACCTCCCGCGAGGCGATCGCGTGGGCGGCCGCGGGCTCACTGGCCACGGTGGGCCTGTTCACCTGGGCGTGGCGCGCCACCCGGGTCCGCACACCAGAGGCGACCACGGCCGAGGTGTCCGTCGCGTCGGAGGAGGCGGAGACAGAGCCGGAGAAGGAGAAGGAGAGGCAGAAGCAGGACGTGTTCCTGGCCGCCCGCTTCCTGGAGCACACCGACTACAACCCGCACGGCTTCGGCACGCACATCGTCCTCGGTGGCGGCCCAGCCGCGGTGACCCCTCACCCCGGTCCGGGCCGTTTCGCGGCGAAACGGATACCAGTGGAGCGGCTCACCGTCAGGAACGTGCGGCGCGTCCGGGGTGGCGACGGCGACACCGTCCCCAGAAGCTGGCACATCGCCGAACTGGACGACGCGGGCAAGCCGGTCCGCCTGGCGGCCGCCCCGGCCGACCTGACCCGCGTCATCCGCGAACTGGGCTCTGCCGCGAGCCCCTGA
- a CDS encoding lycopene cyclase family protein encodes MREADTDIVVVGAGAAGLSLADRLTRPGGARPGPSVVLVSAPPGPARPAERTWCFWEPPGGDYDDAVVGFWERLRVRAPGGATVEARPVPLRYKMIRSRGFEALLRQRLAGRPVFRGVEATVAEVRDVRGGAEVRGTTAGGAPLTLRARWVFDSRPPPRLPPARTVLLQHFRGWFLRTERPSFDPEAAELMDFRTPQPARGLSFGYVLPLGAREALVEYTEFSPRVLGGAAYDRLLDHYAREVLGVGAARVVAAEQGVIPMTDAVFPRRAGASVFRIGAAGGATRPATGYTFTAVRRQAAAIADACRAGRVPVPPPAHSARTRAMDAVLLRALDRGRIDGPRFFTGLFRRCPAERLLRFLDGDTGLLEDLAVGLRTPVPAMLRTAAELPLLPRRAHGRCAYPAPVSLPVSGPAGERS; translated from the coding sequence ATGCGGGAGGCGGACACGGACATCGTCGTGGTCGGCGCGGGCGCCGCCGGGCTCTCGCTCGCCGACCGGCTGACCCGTCCCGGCGGGGCCCGGCCCGGCCCGTCCGTCGTCCTGGTGTCCGCGCCGCCGGGGCCGGCCCGCCCCGCCGAGCGCACCTGGTGCTTCTGGGAACCGCCCGGAGGGGACTACGACGACGCCGTGGTCGGCTTCTGGGAGCGGCTGCGGGTACGGGCGCCCGGCGGGGCGACGGTGGAGGCCAGGCCCGTCCCGCTGCGCTACAAGATGATCCGCTCGCGCGGTTTCGAGGCGCTGCTGCGGCAGCGGCTGGCCGGCCGGCCGGTGTTCCGCGGGGTCGAGGCCACGGTCGCGGAGGTACGGGACGTCCGGGGCGGAGCCGAGGTGCGCGGGACCACGGCCGGGGGCGCGCCGCTGACGCTGCGGGCCCGCTGGGTCTTCGACTCCCGGCCGCCGCCCCGGCTGCCACCCGCACGGACCGTACTGCTCCAGCACTTCCGCGGCTGGTTCCTGCGCACCGAGCGCCCCTCCTTCGACCCCGAAGCCGCCGAGCTCATGGACTTCCGCACCCCGCAGCCCGCCCGTGGCCTGTCGTTCGGTTACGTCCTTCCGCTGGGCGCGCGGGAGGCGTTGGTGGAGTACACCGAGTTCTCGCCCCGTGTCCTCGGCGGTGCGGCCTACGACCGGCTCCTGGACCACTACGCACGGGAGGTGCTCGGCGTGGGCGCGGCCCGGGTCGTCGCCGCCGAACAGGGCGTGATCCCGATGACCGACGCCGTCTTCCCCCGGCGGGCCGGCGCGTCGGTCTTCCGCATCGGCGCGGCGGGCGGGGCCACGCGCCCCGCCACCGGATACACCTTCACCGCCGTACGCCGGCAGGCCGCCGCGATCGCCGACGCCTGCCGCGCCGGCCGGGTGCCGGTGCCGCCGCCCGCCCACAGCGCCCGGACGCGGGCCATGGACGCGGTCCTTCTGCGCGCCCTGGACCGGGGCAGGATCGACGGGCCGCGGTTCTTCACCGGCCTCTTCCGCCGCTGCCCGGCCGAGCGGCTGCTGCGCTTCCTCGACGGGGACACCGGTCTCCTGGAGGATCTGGCCGTCGGACTGCGGACCCCCGTGCCGGCCATGCTGCGCACCGCCGCCGAGCTGCCGCTGTTGCCCCGCCGCGCACACGGCCGGTGCGCGTACCCCGCCCCCGTGTCCCTGCCCGTATCCGGCCCGGCAGGGGAGCGTTCATGA
- a CDS encoding GNAT family N-acetyltransferase, producing the protein MLTLERLRADHAPALLAFERENREYFARTISDRGDAYFAEFASFHRARLAEQDAGVCHFHLVLDDQGELVGRVNLVDVDDGDAELGYRIGERAAGRGVATAAVREVCRLAATAYRLSTLTAVTTLDNRASRTVLGRNGFTVVGYTVVGGRPGVRYRRRLVATR; encoded by the coding sequence ATGTTGACGTTGGAACGGCTCCGGGCCGACCACGCGCCCGCCCTGCTGGCCTTCGAGCGTGAGAACCGGGAGTACTTCGCCCGGACAATCTCGGACCGCGGGGACGCGTACTTCGCCGAGTTCGCCTCCTTCCACCGTGCCCGGCTCGCCGAACAGGACGCCGGTGTGTGCCACTTCCACCTCGTCCTGGACGACCAGGGAGAGCTGGTCGGCCGGGTCAACCTGGTGGACGTCGACGACGGGGACGCCGAACTCGGCTACCGGATCGGCGAGCGCGCCGCGGGCCGGGGGGTGGCGACGGCTGCGGTGCGGGAAGTGTGCCGCCTGGCCGCCACGGCCTACCGGCTGTCCACCCTCACCGCGGTCACCACCCTCGACAACAGGGCCTCCAGGACCGTGCTCGGCCGTAACGGATTCACCGTGGTGGGATACACCGTCGTCGGTGGACGCCCGGGAGTGCGGTACCGGCGCCGGCTCGTCGCGACACGCTGA
- a CDS encoding MDR family NADP-dependent oxidoreductase: MVNRTHREVRLAARPTGPVTDDLFEIVEVPVPEPGPGQVLVRNTHMGVAAVMRTLMDETTDVPMPSFEIGAPLHGPAIGEVVAAPGTGLAPGDLVEHRLGWREYALVGADAAHRLEPGLMSDPAAYLSQGPTALMGIERGAEVRPGDTVFVTGAAGGVGSLAGQIARQFGAVRVIGSTGSRQKADRLVKELGYDAVVVRGAGPIEDQLREAAPDGVDAVFDNVGGEQLVAALAVANRGARIALVGALASQLSADGTAAARTELDTLSLLSRGITLRGIALYDHLDLIPQWNRRFAEGLRAGTLTFPHSRLHGVEQAPRALRELTEGRHLGAVLVEL, translated from the coding sequence ATGGTGAACCGCACGCACCGTGAAGTCCGCTTGGCCGCCCGCCCCACCGGGCCGGTGACCGATGACCTCTTCGAGATCGTGGAAGTGCCGGTCCCCGAGCCGGGGCCGGGTCAGGTTCTCGTCCGCAACACCCACATGGGCGTCGCCGCCGTGATGCGCACCCTGATGGACGAGACCACGGATGTGCCGATGCCGTCCTTCGAGATCGGGGCGCCGCTGCACGGTCCGGCGATCGGCGAGGTGGTGGCCGCCCCCGGGACCGGCCTCGCCCCCGGCGACCTGGTGGAGCACCGGCTGGGCTGGCGCGAGTACGCACTGGTCGGCGCGGACGCGGCGCACCGCCTGGAGCCGGGCCTGATGTCCGACCCGGCCGCGTACCTCTCCCAGGGTCCCACCGCCCTGATGGGCATCGAGCGCGGCGCCGAAGTACGGCCCGGCGACACGGTGTTCGTCACCGGGGCTGCGGGCGGTGTGGGCTCCCTGGCGGGACAGATCGCCCGGCAGTTCGGCGCGGTCCGGGTCATCGGGAGCACCGGCTCGCGCCAGAAGGCCGACCGGCTGGTCAAGGAGCTGGGCTATGACGCGGTGGTCGTCCGTGGCGCGGGCCCCATCGAGGACCAACTGCGCGAGGCCGCTCCGGACGGCGTCGACGCGGTCTTCGACAACGTGGGCGGCGAGCAGCTGGTGGCCGCCCTGGCCGTCGCCAACCGGGGCGCCCGGATCGCCCTCGTGGGCGCCCTGGCCAGTCAGCTCTCGGCGGACGGCACGGCTGCCGCCAGGACGGAGCTGGACACGCTCTCGCTGCTCTCCCGTGGCATCACCCTGCGGGGTATCGCCCTCTACGACCACCTGGACCTGATCCCCCAGTGGAACCGGCGCTTCGCCGAGGGCCTGCGCGCGGGCACCCTCACCTTCCCGCACTCCCGGCTGCACGGTGTCGAGCAGGCACCCCGGGCGCTGCGCGAGCTGACCGAGGGACGCCATCTGGGTGCCGTCCTCGTGGAGCTGTGA
- a CDS encoding Atu4866 domain-containing protein, whose protein sequence is MSAHSAHGPDIDVVGMWVTADGHIRQELRADGRYDEARGTRASAYTGRYTVTGSHLDYVDDTGFTATGDIRDGVLYHEHLVLYRERPAS, encoded by the coding sequence ATGAGCGCGCATTCGGCACACGGCCCGGACATCGACGTCGTCGGCATGTGGGTCACCGCAGACGGTCACATCCGCCAGGAGTTGCGTGCGGACGGCCGCTACGACGAGGCGCGCGGCACGCGTGCCAGCGCCTACACCGGTCGGTACACCGTCACCGGCAGCCACCTCGACTACGTCGACGACACCGGCTTCACCGCCACGGGTGACATCCGCGACGGTGTGCTCTACCACGAGCATCTGGTGCTGTACCGCGAGCGGCCCGCCTCCTGA
- a CDS encoding helix-turn-helix domain-containing protein — protein sequence MADNDLGEFLRSRRSGLRPDEVGMASYGTRRVPGLRREEVAVLAGVNADYYTRLEQGRERHPSAQVLDALSRALRLDDDARGHLYRLAGTAPGDPAPRVSDQVSAALRQLLDGYPHTPAFVLNRTLDILAGNALADALYSPFRPADNLARMAFADPAGRTFYTDWNRAAQATVANLRHAAGYEPDNPRLRELVDTLTRSSADFARLWDSHTVRGKTHEAKRFLHPDVGPLTLDYQAFDVREAPGQQLVIYHAEPGSSSAEALHLLGSIHATRTRPAPRGADRS from the coding sequence ATGGCTGACAACGACCTGGGAGAATTCCTGCGAAGCCGCAGGTCCGGCCTGCGGCCCGATGAGGTCGGCATGGCGAGCTACGGCACCCGCCGCGTCCCCGGGCTGCGCCGCGAGGAGGTCGCGGTGCTCGCCGGCGTCAACGCCGACTACTACACCCGCCTGGAGCAGGGCCGGGAGCGCCACCCCTCCGCCCAGGTGCTCGACGCGCTCAGCCGCGCGCTGCGGCTCGACGACGACGCGCGGGGACATCTGTACCGGCTCGCAGGCACGGCGCCCGGCGACCCCGCGCCCCGGGTGTCCGACCAGGTCAGCGCCGCGTTGCGGCAACTGCTGGACGGCTATCCGCACACCCCCGCCTTCGTGCTCAACCGGACCCTGGACATCCTCGCCGGCAACGCGCTCGCCGACGCCCTCTACTCGCCGTTCCGCCCCGCGGACAACCTGGCCCGCATGGCGTTCGCGGACCCCGCGGGCCGCACCTTCTACACGGACTGGAACAGGGCGGCCCAGGCCACCGTCGCGAATCTGCGCCACGCGGCCGGCTACGAACCGGACAACCCGCGCCTGCGTGAACTCGTGGACACCCTGACCCGGAGCAGCGCGGACTTCGCCCGTCTGTGGGACAGCCACACCGTGCGCGGCAAGACCCATGAGGCCAAGCGGTTCCTGCACCCCGACGTCGGTCCGCTCACCCTCGACTACCAGGCATTCGACGTGCGTGAGGCCCCGGGCCAGCAACTCGTCATCTACCACGCGGAGCCGGGCAGCAGCAGCGCGGAAGCCCTGCACCTGCTCGGCTCGATCCACGCGACACGCACCCGGCCCGCGCCACGCGGTGCGGACCGCTCCTGA